One Bufo gargarizans isolate SCDJY-AF-19 chromosome 3, ASM1485885v1, whole genome shotgun sequence DNA segment encodes these proteins:
- the TRIM13 gene encoding E3 ubiquitin-protein ligase TRIM13 isoform X1, protein MPEEHPLGSRLTSGYVFSAASYNVICCTILYDVMEVLEEELTCPVCCSLYDDPRVLPCAHNFCKKCLDGVLDGNSRQIWRPVFKCPTCRKEISTMGVNSPQVNYLLKGIVEKYSKMKATPKTLVCKVHVGQPLNIFCSTDLKLICGFCATNGKHKEHVFSSIDEAYKQEKSYFDSLFQSLEEIQGKDMTPRLETLETNKKNTLHLLTTNSDRVKDYFKKLQGLLEQKKNEILSDFETMRLEVLQAYDPEINKLNTIINEQKRACIIAKGFKDISDPIVFLQQIEEFREKVDFLKAPLPSASDVTVLSYMKNFDTDMWDNIKLGDVDKLCLPQEAPAKPEQQPKPSFSRRVVAAVCLLLVGLSVAYFSWPLTDFLQTCDISIRQVYFYASHVAVQIVKEAAVYWELSVEQFFLLSKVLKSYVMMFLEHVAHFACKYKL, encoded by the exons ATGCCAGAAGAGCATCCCCTTGGCTCACGTTTGACATCTGGATATGTGTTTTCTGCTGCTTCGTATAATGTAATCTGCTGCACCATTCTATACG ATGTGATGGAGGTACTGGAAGAAGAGCTGACATGCCCCGTCTGCTGCAGCCTTTATGATGATCCTCGGGTTTTACCTTGTGCACATAATTTCTGCAAAAAGTGCCTGGATGGTGTGCTCGATGGGAATTCCAGACAGATATGGAGACCAGTTTTCAAATGTCCAACATGTCGTAAAGAAATCTCCACGATGGGTGTGAATAGTCCTCAAGTGAATTATTTATTGAAAGGAATTGTGGAGAAGTACAGTAAGATGAAGGCGACTCCGAAGACACTGGTGTGTAAGGTGCACGTGGGTCAACCCCTCAACATCTTTTGCTCTACAGACCTGAAGTTGATCTGTGGGTTTTGTGCCACTAATGGCAAACACAAAGAACACGTCTTCTCCTCCATCGATGAGGCCTACAAGCAGGAGAAAAGTTATTTTGACTCCCTTTTTCAGAGTTTGGAGGAAATTCAGGGTAAAGATATGACTCCTCGCCTGGAAACCCTGGAGACTAACAAGAAGAACACCCTCCATTTGTTGACGACCAACTCGGATAGAGTAAAGGATTATTTTAAAAAGTTACAGGGATTGCTGGAACAGAAGAAAAACGAAATCCTCTCAGACTTTGAGACCATGAGGCTTGAAGTCCTGCAGGCATATGACCCTGAAATCAATAAGCTCAACACCATTATCAACGAGCAGAAAAGGGCTTGTATCATTGCCAAAGGTTTTAAGGACATCTCTGATCCAATAGTATTCCTCCAGCAGATAGAGGAATTTAGAGAAAAAGTTGACTTTCTCAAGGCTCCTTTGCCATCAGCTTCGGATGTGACTGTCTTGTCTTACATGAAAAATTTTGACACTGACATGTGGGATAATATAAAACTAGGAGATGTGGATAAACTGTGCTTGCCTCAGGAAGCCCCCGCAAAACCAGAACAACAACCAAAACCCTCATTCTCCCGTCGGGTGGTAGCTGCAGTGTGTCTCCTCCTCGTTGGACTATCAGTGGCTTATTTTTCTTGGCCTCTTACCGATTTCTTGCAGACATGTGACATCTCTATTCGCCAGGTGTATTTTTATGCATCACATGTTGCTGTACAAATAGTGAAAGAAGCTGCTGTTTATTGGGAGCTGTCTGTAGAACAATTTTTTCTCCTTTCGAAAGTGTTAAAATCTTACGTCATGATGTTTCTGGAGCATGTGGCACATTTTGCCTGTAAATATAAATTGTAA
- the TRIM13 gene encoding E3 ubiquitin-protein ligase TRIM13 isoform X2, whose translation MEVLEEELTCPVCCSLYDDPRVLPCAHNFCKKCLDGVLDGNSRQIWRPVFKCPTCRKEISTMGVNSPQVNYLLKGIVEKYSKMKATPKTLVCKVHVGQPLNIFCSTDLKLICGFCATNGKHKEHVFSSIDEAYKQEKSYFDSLFQSLEEIQGKDMTPRLETLETNKKNTLHLLTTNSDRVKDYFKKLQGLLEQKKNEILSDFETMRLEVLQAYDPEINKLNTIINEQKRACIIAKGFKDISDPIVFLQQIEEFREKVDFLKAPLPSASDVTVLSYMKNFDTDMWDNIKLGDVDKLCLPQEAPAKPEQQPKPSFSRRVVAAVCLLLVGLSVAYFSWPLTDFLQTCDISIRQVYFYASHVAVQIVKEAAVYWELSVEQFFLLSKVLKSYVMMFLEHVAHFACKYKL comes from the coding sequence ATGGAGGTACTGGAAGAAGAGCTGACATGCCCCGTCTGCTGCAGCCTTTATGATGATCCTCGGGTTTTACCTTGTGCACATAATTTCTGCAAAAAGTGCCTGGATGGTGTGCTCGATGGGAATTCCAGACAGATATGGAGACCAGTTTTCAAATGTCCAACATGTCGTAAAGAAATCTCCACGATGGGTGTGAATAGTCCTCAAGTGAATTATTTATTGAAAGGAATTGTGGAGAAGTACAGTAAGATGAAGGCGACTCCGAAGACACTGGTGTGTAAGGTGCACGTGGGTCAACCCCTCAACATCTTTTGCTCTACAGACCTGAAGTTGATCTGTGGGTTTTGTGCCACTAATGGCAAACACAAAGAACACGTCTTCTCCTCCATCGATGAGGCCTACAAGCAGGAGAAAAGTTATTTTGACTCCCTTTTTCAGAGTTTGGAGGAAATTCAGGGTAAAGATATGACTCCTCGCCTGGAAACCCTGGAGACTAACAAGAAGAACACCCTCCATTTGTTGACGACCAACTCGGATAGAGTAAAGGATTATTTTAAAAAGTTACAGGGATTGCTGGAACAGAAGAAAAACGAAATCCTCTCAGACTTTGAGACCATGAGGCTTGAAGTCCTGCAGGCATATGACCCTGAAATCAATAAGCTCAACACCATTATCAACGAGCAGAAAAGGGCTTGTATCATTGCCAAAGGTTTTAAGGACATCTCTGATCCAATAGTATTCCTCCAGCAGATAGAGGAATTTAGAGAAAAAGTTGACTTTCTCAAGGCTCCTTTGCCATCAGCTTCGGATGTGACTGTCTTGTCTTACATGAAAAATTTTGACACTGACATGTGGGATAATATAAAACTAGGAGATGTGGATAAACTGTGCTTGCCTCAGGAAGCCCCCGCAAAACCAGAACAACAACCAAAACCCTCATTCTCCCGTCGGGTGGTAGCTGCAGTGTGTCTCCTCCTCGTTGGACTATCAGTGGCTTATTTTTCTTGGCCTCTTACCGATTTCTTGCAGACATGTGACATCTCTATTCGCCAGGTGTATTTTTATGCATCACATGTTGCTGTACAAATAGTGAAAGAAGCTGCTGTTTATTGGGAGCTGTCTGTAGAACAATTTTTTCTCCTTTCGAAAGTGTTAAAATCTTACGTCATGATGTTTCTGGAGCATGTGGCACATTTTGCCTGTAAATATAAATTGTAA